CTGGGGCTGGGCTCAAAGGTGTGGGGATCCTGAGCGCCGGCGATAAGCACCCTGACAACCGCGTGGCTGCCCGCAATCCGTTCGGCCAGGTACCCGATAGGAGGCACGCTTGCGAACACCATTGTCCCCTGGTCAGGACCTGCTTTCGTCCCGCACGCCGCGAGAGCAAGTGCAAGCGCCGCGGCAGCGAAAAGGGTGGCGAAACACCGGCTCATGGCGACCGACGCGATGTCCGCGTTCCGAGACGGTTCTTCTTCTGCTCCGTGCAAACCAGATGCACGGCCTGGCAGTCGCCGCATTCTTCGAGAATGTGCGTCTTGGTAAAGGCCTCCCAGTGTTTGCGCTGAGCGACCGACAGCGTGCCAGTGCCGCGGCAAAGGGGGCACACTCCTTCCAGCGCGGTCAGAATCGCCGTGCGGATGAATTCGGACCGGT
This genomic interval from Candidatus Hydrogenedentota bacterium contains the following:
- a CDS encoding CopG family transcriptional regulator, giving the protein MPEKKQEIITFKVDAALWEALRTIPNRSEFIRTAILTALEGVCPLCRGTGTLSVAQRKHWEAFTKTHILEECGDCQAVHLVCTEQKKNRLGTRTSRRSP